The following coding sequences lie in one Capnocytophaga stomatis genomic window:
- a CDS encoding type VI secretion system Vgr family protein has protein sequence MAVYTMSKRSSLIPPMNVVKETVFINGEEFVFDSLTLTQELNDCQSFELIQKITSEKELWLKSPQKLTEMIGDSVLIRFEYGKEAYRYEFSGYITEVLIDSAWQGSRDNVIRFIGQGKVVVLEDTPSMYSFVDQHLVNIVKTIAQEKEFGIKCRPRFEGVLPFVMQYKESSFAFLNRLSALYNELFFYDGKNIVFGCPENETPEKLIFREDINQLKTISKALPYRYSLYNYSSQDDEYFFTQTDKPISPENAVTQTLLTQVPLFANRGILPAQEPVGYNADTQVFRQGKYQRALGKMHFIEGHSDTCKVRIGGLIQVGYPSEFGIDNSLGVYRVISVHHKVERGSYSNIFRAVPEGMEYAMFEPKTVAYPEIAEVVENNDPQGQGRVKVRFYWQRDKGAETNWIRVQSSDAGVLRDKSGNRGVVFIPEVGDQVMIGFEYGNPHQPFVMGSMFHKTNASEVSNNVRSITTKSGCKIVFDDNAKSVLVEDPSGNKFFMDGAGNIEVKAPKNMTFTVGEDFNLNVGNNMNATVGNNHTMSVTNDNMLLVQNNHTLEANNYGQTLQGNYNQSIQGKKLVAVTGNMEETSAAYYHTAQSGNVIIQSANISKLLGKKDALVNKTGFQKPRYFIEDVSDKKEEKQQEKQNDWLIETMDIQADRPQTGETDCVPTIARAAGKYLGMDIDVKEKQKEANKKGGVLGNRTALYFQRLGIKATPLWEEKDKDYYFEKGVPKYKEKEAIQFIVESLQKNHPVYLGFSDKEMADKGMGHAVLVTEIKYKSDFSKFKHIKYFDPQTGRSTGRLVSLENTYGYSEKVYNIISLSKFEKK, from the coding sequence ATGGCAGTCTATACAATGTCCAAGAGAAGTTCATTGATACCCCCAATGAATGTAGTAAAAGAAACTGTTTTTATCAACGGAGAAGAATTTGTTTTTGATTCCTTAACCTTAACCCAGGAGTTAAACGATTGTCAATCTTTTGAACTAATTCAAAAAATCACCTCAGAGAAAGAACTTTGGCTGAAATCCCCCCAAAAACTCACAGAAATGATAGGAGATTCGGTGTTGATACGATTTGAATATGGAAAAGAAGCCTATCGTTATGAGTTTAGCGGATACATTACCGAAGTGCTGATAGATTCAGCCTGGCAAGGGTCTCGTGACAACGTTATTCGTTTTATAGGTCAAGGAAAAGTCGTAGTTTTGGAAGATACTCCTTCGATGTACTCATTTGTAGACCAACATTTGGTAAATATTGTAAAAACTATTGCTCAGGAGAAAGAATTTGGCATCAAGTGTCGTCCAAGATTTGAAGGTGTGCTACCTTTTGTGATGCAATATAAAGAAAGTTCCTTTGCTTTTTTAAATCGTTTGTCGGCTCTTTATAACGAACTTTTCTTTTACGATGGAAAAAACATCGTATTTGGATGTCCTGAAAATGAAACTCCTGAGAAGTTGATTTTTAGGGAAGATATTAATCAATTGAAAACCATCAGTAAAGCACTTCCATATCGTTATTCACTTTACAATTATAGCTCGCAAGATGATGAATATTTTTTTACTCAAACGGACAAACCTATTAGTCCCGAAAATGCAGTTACGCAAACCTTACTTACCCAAGTACCATTGTTTGCTAATAGGGGTATCTTACCTGCTCAAGAGCCTGTGGGATACAATGCAGATACCCAAGTTTTTCGTCAGGGGAAGTACCAAAGAGCCTTAGGGAAGATGCACTTTATTGAAGGGCATTCGGACACGTGTAAGGTGCGTATTGGCGGACTTATTCAAGTGGGGTATCCTTCGGAATTTGGGATAGACAACAGTTTAGGGGTTTATCGAGTGATTTCGGTACATCACAAGGTAGAACGAGGTAGTTATTCTAACATATTTAGGGCTGTACCTGAGGGGATGGAATATGCGATGTTCGAACCCAAAACGGTGGCTTATCCTGAAATTGCGGAAGTGGTAGAAAACAATGACCCTCAGGGGCAGGGACGGGTAAAAGTACGTTTTTATTGGCAGCGCGATAAGGGAGCGGAAACGAATTGGATACGTGTGCAAAGTTCAGATGCGGGAGTTTTGAGAGACAAGAGTGGTAATCGTGGTGTGGTTTTCATTCCCGAGGTGGGCGACCAAGTGATGATTGGCTTTGAATACGGCAATCCGCATCAACCTTTTGTGATGGGAAGTATGTTTCACAAAACCAATGCATCTGAAGTGTCGAACAATGTAAGGAGTATTACTACGAAAAGTGGTTGTAAAATTGTTTTTGATGACAATGCCAAAAGTGTTTTGGTGGAAGACCCCAGTGGTAACAAATTCTTTATGGACGGAGCAGGAAATATTGAAGTGAAAGCCCCAAAAAATATGACTTTTACAGTAGGAGAAGATTTTAATCTGAACGTAGGAAACAATATGAATGCGACCGTAGGAAATAACCATACGATGTCTGTTACCAATGATAATATGTTGCTTGTTCAGAATAATCATACTTTGGAGGCTAACAATTACGGACAAACCTTACAAGGGAACTACAATCAAAGTATTCAAGGTAAGAAATTAGTTGCCGTTACGGGCAATATGGAAGAAACCTCGGCGGCTTACTATCACACAGCACAAAGTGGTAATGTTATCATACAAAGTGCTAATATATCCAAACTCTTAGGAAAAAAAGACGCGTTGGTGAATAAGACGGGGTTTCAAAAACCAAGGTATTTTATTGAAGATGTGAGTGATAAAAAGGAAGAGAAGCAACAAGAAAAGCAAAATGATTGGTTGATAGAAACAATGGATATTCAAGCAGATAGACCTCAAACTGGAGAAACAGATTGCGTTCCAACTATTGCACGTGCCGCAGGTAAATACTTGGGAATGGATATAGATGTAAAAGAAAAACAAAAAGAAGCTAATAAAAAAGGAGGTGTTTTGGGAAATAGAACAGCTCTATATTTTCAAAGATTGGGAATTAAAGCAACCCCCTTATGGGAAGAAAAAGATAAAGACTATTATTTTGAAAAAGGAGTGCCAAAATACAAAGAAAAGGAAGCTATACAATTTATTGTAGAAAGTTTGCAGAAAAATCATCCTGTGTATTTAGGCTTTTCAGATAAAGAAATGGCAGATAAAGGAATGGGACATGCTGTTTTGGTAACAGAAATAAAATATAAATCTGACTTTTCGAAATTTAAGCACATAAAATATTTTGACCCTCAAACGGGAAGGAGTACGGGACGTCTAGTAAGTTTGGAAAATACTTATGGATATTCAGAAAAAGTCTATAATATCATTTCTCTATCAAAATTTGAAAAAAAATGA
- a CDS encoding DUF2931 family protein, whose translation MSTDKFEWQEAKSAPPGYPIEVYTGGLQSKNGFTSLYSGTTLGLKGWGTGGGGMSSGLKTIPNHLHVIWVSYFEHKFYEIDTPIDYEKMVSLFNEGYYEMSFVNDPNAKEPSLNKTNYKTIMVGFAPGGVVVIWVAGAGRQIEVGRYQGKEITFTQKQIDELPSGPKKNMHNIEYHNNILYHWKMVPKEIVDKVKDKPVPYGLWDTYRKKYNWQLSFEFLHQEKIKDVFFDFYNGEREELFGAVETEKYPEIPESFRWTTHKVRPTPKLCSFIYVVESSEYGCSIKFDEEEIFKAFRDVFGDSPNTEAELVVYINDSRTDATVALKSKDKEIALFNSNVSIGKRK comes from the coding sequence ATGAGTACAGATAAATTTGAATGGCAAGAAGCTAAATCGGCTCCGCCTGGGTATCCTATAGAGGTATATACGGGAGGATTACAATCTAAAAATGGATTTACAAGTTTGTATAGTGGTACCACCTTAGGTTTAAAAGGTTGGGGTACTGGTGGTGGCGGAATGAGTAGCGGATTAAAAACGATTCCTAACCACTTGCACGTGATTTGGGTATCCTATTTTGAACATAAGTTTTATGAGATAGATACCCCGATTGATTATGAAAAAATGGTAAGTCTTTTTAATGAGGGATACTATGAAATGTCTTTTGTAAATGATCCCAATGCGAAAGAGCCTTCTTTGAACAAAACCAATTATAAAACGATTATGGTAGGATTTGCACCTGGTGGTGTTGTGGTTATATGGGTAGCAGGAGCAGGCAGGCAAATTGAGGTTGGACGTTATCAAGGAAAAGAAATTACCTTTACTCAAAAGCAGATAGATGAACTACCTTCGGGACCTAAAAAGAATATGCATAACATTGAATATCATAATAATATTTTGTATCATTGGAAGATGGTACCCAAGGAAATTGTTGACAAAGTGAAAGACAAGCCTGTTCCGTATGGGCTATGGGATACCTATCGTAAAAAATATAATTGGCAGTTATCTTTTGAATTTTTACATCAGGAGAAGATAAAAGACGTTTTTTTTGACTTCTATAATGGGGAGCGAGAGGAACTTTTTGGAGCAGTTGAAACAGAAAAATATCCTGAAATTCCAGAATCTTTTCGCTGGACAACCCACAAGGTTAGACCCACACCTAAATTGTGTTCCTTTATTTATGTAGTAGAAAGCTCAGAATATGGTTGTTCTATTAAATTTGATGAAGAAGAAATCTTTAAAGCCTTTAGAGATGTTTTTGGCGATAGTCCTAATACGGAAGCAGAGCTGGTAGTGTATATCAACGATAGCAGAACTGATGCTACGGTAGCTTTGAAGAGCAAAGACAAAGAAATTGCCTTGTTTAATAGTAATGTTTCAATTGGTAAAAGAAAGTAA
- a CDS encoding DUF2931 family protein, translating into MKRDKFEWQEATSAPDGYLVDVYMGGLQSKNGFTSLYNGTTLGGWGEANYGMSSGLKTIPNHLHVIWVSYFEHKFYEIDTPIDYEKMVSLFNEGYYEMSFVNDPNAKEPSLNKTNYKTIMVGFAPGGVVVIWVAGAGRQIEVGRYQGKEITFTQEQIDELPSGPKKNMHNIEYHNNILYHWKMVPKEIVDKVKDKPVPYGLWDTYRKKYNWQLSFEFLHQEKVKDVNYGFYNGEREFLFGETLIEVYPEIPESFRWTTHKERAVPKSVSFRWIIDDATYSCSVKFDEEEIFKAFRDVFGDSPNTEAELVVYINDSRTDATVALKSKYKEIALFDGKIIVKRRK; encoded by the coding sequence ATGAAACGTGATAAATTTGAATGGCAAGAAGCCACATCAGCTCCTGATGGCTATCTTGTGGATGTTTATATGGGAGGATTACAATCTAAAAATGGATTTACAAGTTTGTATAATGGTACCACCTTAGGAGGCTGGGGAGAAGCTAATTATGGAATGAGTAGCGGATTAAAAACGATCCCTAACCACTTGCATGTGATTTGGGTATCCTATTTTGAACATAAGTTTTATGAGATAGATACCCCGATTGATTATGAAAAAATGGTAAGTCTTTTTAATGAGGGATACTATGAAATGTCTTTTGTAAATGACCCCAATGCGAAAGAGCCTTCTTTGAACAAAACCAATTATAAAACGATTATGGTAGGATTTGCACCTGGTGGTGTTGTGGTTATATGGGTAGCAGGAGCAGGCAGGCAAATTGAGGTTGGACGTTATCAAGGAAAAGAGATTACCTTTACTCAAGAACAGATAGATGAACTGCCTTCAGGACCTAAAAAGAATATGCATAACATTGAATATCATAATAATATTTTGTATCATTGGAAGATGGTACCCAAGGAAATTGTTGACAAAGTGAAAGACAAGCCTGTTCCGTATGGGCTATGGGATACCTATCGTAAAAAATATAATTGGCAGTTATCTTTTGAATTTTTACATCAAGAGAAAGTAAAGGATGTTAATTATGGTTTCTACAATGGAGAAAGAGAGTTTCTGTTTGGAGAAACGTTGATAGAAGTTTATCCTGAAATTCCAGAATCTTTTCGCTGGACAACTCATAAAGAGAGAGCAGTGCCAAAATCTGTTTCTTTTCGTTGGATAATTGATGATGCTACATACAGTTGCTCCGTTAAATTTGATGAAGAAGAAATCTTTAAAGCCTTTAGAGATGTTTTTGGCGATAGTCCTAATACGGAAGCAGAGCTGGTAGTGTATATCAACGATAGCAGAACTGATGCTACGGTAGCTTTGAAGAGCAAATATAAAGAAATAGCTTTGTTTGATGGTAAAATAATAGTTAAAAGAAGAAAGTGA
- a CDS encoding phospholipase effector Tle1 domain-containing protein encodes MSTFVYNDGSFDPEKKGVLSVTFGMFFDGTKNNRYHTEIRKKIENKGEFKDQAPTQEERDIYANYGDNESFGNDFTNVARKWYCCERKKYAIYVEGIGTVGKEVKDKDDEMDGFAYGRGVTGIIAKVHSGCKMLAEKIKEEYDKKVEDDDINHIHLIVDAFGFSRGAAAARHFLYNLQKRAYPPSCQSINTVHNIDPSLAVIKTDYAGYFIKDSWVKDGLLPRYGFLGISLLEAGISRELIETMGVKVRFLGIYDTVASYDPNCILIPNFEKQIHKLHLHDLGTPTRAVHYTALDEHRENFSLTRLKIGQEFEFPGVHSDVGGSYNHDKLSTQEFARKQQKAKLLLQSVPTRKASEYEMVRLDSDIFLKNFEKFRQELISEGWFTEDQIKIKYQFPIQKHLYAERILNRGYSFIPLHFMCDEAANYLAENLFGEKILSDYALEDDFLEKVKNYLKQYTIEGKNKWKLIDSSVSHNYNNNISPLDIQEIEPADNTHTTASSKEIIPTINLEQVEISAYRSDYILRKLRNQYLHWSAKLNTFTDRIANSPAKNRKRMDF; translated from the coding sequence ATGAGTACATTTGTATATAATGATGGTAGCTTTGACCCTGAAAAAAAAGGGGTTCTGTCAGTTACTTTTGGGATGTTTTTTGACGGTACCAAAAACAATCGGTATCATACTGAAATTCGCAAGAAAATAGAAAACAAAGGTGAGTTTAAAGACCAAGCCCCTACCCAAGAGGAAAGAGATATTTATGCAAATTATGGGGATAACGAAAGTTTTGGGAACGATTTTACTAATGTTGCCCGTAAGTGGTACTGTTGTGAAAGAAAAAAATACGCTATCTATGTGGAAGGTATCGGGACGGTAGGCAAAGAAGTGAAAGATAAAGACGATGAAATGGATGGTTTTGCTTATGGGCGTGGGGTTACGGGAATCATTGCCAAGGTACATTCAGGTTGTAAAATGTTGGCTGAAAAAATAAAAGAAGAATATGATAAGAAAGTAGAAGATGATGATATAAATCATATTCACTTAATCGTCGATGCATTTGGTTTTAGTCGTGGGGCAGCGGCGGCACGGCATTTTTTGTATAATTTGCAAAAGCGGGCATATCCTCCGTCCTGCCAATCTATAAATACAGTGCATAACATAGACCCTTCATTGGCAGTCATTAAAACAGACTATGCAGGTTATTTTATAAAAGACAGTTGGGTCAAAGATGGTCTGTTGCCACGGTACGGTTTTTTAGGTATATCACTTTTGGAAGCGGGTATTTCACGAGAACTTATTGAAACAATGGGAGTTAAGGTGCGTTTTTTGGGCATATATGACACGGTTGCTTCTTATGACCCTAATTGTATTTTAATTCCAAATTTTGAAAAGCAAATTCATAAGTTACATTTACACGACTTAGGAACTCCCACAAGAGCAGTACATTATACTGCTTTGGATGAACATCGAGAAAATTTTTCACTAACACGTTTAAAGATAGGGCAAGAGTTTGAATTTCCGGGAGTGCATAGTGATGTGGGAGGAAGTTATAACCACGATAAGTTATCAACGCAGGAGTTTGCCCGCAAACAACAAAAAGCAAAACTATTGCTTCAAAGTGTTCCTACACGCAAAGCTTCTGAGTATGAAATGGTACGTTTAGACAGTGATATTTTTTTAAAAAATTTTGAAAAATTCAGGCAAGAATTGATTTCTGAAGGTTGGTTCACAGAAGACCAAATAAAAATAAAATATCAATTCCCTATACAAAAACATCTCTATGCTGAACGTATTTTGAACAGAGGGTATAGTTTTATTCCGCTTCATTTTATGTGCGATGAAGCAGCTAATTACTTGGCTGAAAATTTGTTTGGAGAAAAAATCTTATCTGATTATGCTTTAGAAGATGATTTTCTCGAAAAGGTGAAAAACTATTTAAAACAATATACTATTGAAGGAAAGAATAAGTGGAAATTGATTGATTCTTCGGTTTCTCATAACTACAATAACAACATTTCACCACTTGACATTCAAGAAATTGAGCCAGCGGATAATACACATACAACGGCATCATCAAAAGAAATTATCCCTACTATTAATCTTGAACAGGTGGAAATAAGTGCTTATCGTTCAGATTATATATTAAGAAAATTGCGAAATCAATACTTGCATTGGTCGGCTAAATTGAATACTTTTACTGACAGAATTGCTAATAGTCCTGCCAAAAACAGAAAACGAATGGATTTTTAA
- the tssD gene encoding type VI secretion system tube protein TssD, whose protein sequence is MAFSSTLNLGGKEYDILDCKYSLRRDVDSKGRPSSNIYGGRITVRVESTADTTIIEQMVNMYKPFSGSIVFKKGDEDAKMKELSFENAYIIEFEEGIDTVGTTPMSLCITISAQIIKIGNAEHQENWPKS, encoded by the coding sequence ATGGCATTCAGCTCAACATTAAACTTAGGAGGAAAAGAGTATGATATTCTTGATTGTAAATACTCTCTTCGCAGAGATGTAGATTCAAAAGGAAGACCTTCATCAAACATTTACGGAGGGCGTATTACAGTTCGTGTAGAATCTACTGCTGACACGACCATTATCGAACAAATGGTCAATATGTACAAGCCTTTTTCAGGAAGTATCGTATTTAAAAAAGGAGATGAGGATGCAAAAATGAAAGAGTTATCTTTCGAGAATGCATATATCATTGAATTTGAAGAAGGTATTGACACGGTAGGAACAACACCAATGTCACTTTGCATCACTATTTCTGCACAAATTATTAAAATAGGAAATGCAGAGCATCAAGAGAATTGGCCGAAAAGTTAG
- a CDS encoding DUF5458 family protein yields the protein MEQKQQNNQNITSEKVREQVSESFSQSALDEALTGLSRLGGFNFLESAIDGIQNLNPERKARKKMFLVEEQKEAERKELAEKIDLWIDLLTQSDSIAEMVDKSQSQADATSELLAKNQLTVVESVRDLEKSYRSVQAFYKNTELDKLTNVTIVNASVEQLSDLDNSQFIDFISDEINQNYDRLDLRENYSILVLPGFLGSNKVVEKWAKIAHNNKVMLFTDFADLDKPDDVVDLFFSSNLASGDVFKSNVVMSCNWLIGRAAYREIGETEDLHVSPASALAGKVYSTSIAQVAAGKKHGGINEVDAVTFPLKKSEISQLEAMGLVPMVNEYGKVMAFSGKTLFNGDDLGLQTYSVVRVFDSVSKTSIDFLNRRAFENWNSRTSQDLRTQLVKYLDSIKGPGRLIQDYKITRFEQDPNQKDRVYLDIHLSPFFHTKSFIIKFDGTKGDDGNNWNVEYQQD from the coding sequence ATGGAACAGAAACAACAAAACAATCAAAATATCACTTCTGAGAAGGTACGAGAACAAGTTTCCGAATCATTTTCGCAATCAGCCTTAGACGAAGCTCTTACGGGTCTTTCTCGTTTAGGAGGGTTTAATTTTTTGGAATCAGCTATTGATGGAATTCAAAATTTGAATCCCGAGCGTAAGGCTCGTAAGAAAATGTTCTTAGTAGAAGAACAAAAGGAAGCCGAGCGAAAAGAATTGGCTGAAAAAATAGATCTTTGGATTGATTTATTAACACAAAGTGATTCTATAGCTGAAATGGTTGATAAAAGCCAGAGCCAAGCGGATGCAACATCTGAATTGTTGGCAAAAAATCAGCTTACTGTGGTAGAGTCAGTTCGTGATTTGGAGAAATCATATCGTTCCGTACAGGCGTTTTATAAAAATACTGAATTGGATAAACTAACAAACGTTACCATTGTAAACGCCTCAGTAGAACAATTGTCTGATTTAGACAATTCACAGTTTATTGACTTCATTTCTGATGAAATCAACCAAAATTATGATAGGTTAGACCTCCGTGAGAATTATTCTATCTTAGTGCTCCCTGGTTTTTTAGGCTCTAATAAAGTAGTTGAAAAATGGGCAAAAATTGCACACAATAATAAAGTGATGCTTTTTACAGATTTTGCAGATTTGGATAAACCAGATGATGTAGTAGATTTATTCTTTTCTTCCAACTTAGCCAGTGGAGATGTTTTTAAAAGCAATGTGGTAATGAGTTGCAATTGGCTTATTGGAAGAGCTGCATATCGAGAAATCGGAGAAACAGAGGATTTACACGTATCTCCAGCATCTGCATTAGCAGGAAAAGTGTATTCAACATCCATTGCTCAGGTAGCAGCAGGTAAAAAACACGGCGGAATCAATGAGGTAGATGCCGTTACATTCCCTTTAAAGAAAAGTGAAATATCACAATTAGAGGCTATGGGATTAGTTCCTATGGTTAATGAATATGGAAAAGTAATGGCATTTTCAGGAAAAACGCTTTTCAACGGAGATGACTTGGGATTACAAACCTATTCAGTAGTTAGGGTGTTTGACAGTGTATCTAAAACGTCAATAGACTTTTTGAATCGAAGAGCTTTTGAGAATTGGAATTCAAGAACTTCACAGGATTTGAGAACTCAATTAGTTAAATATTTAGATAGTATCAAAGGACCTGGGAGACTTATTCAAGATTACAAGATTACGCGTTTTGAGCAAGACCCTAATCAAAAAGATAGGGTGTATTTGGATATTCATTTATCTCCATTCTTCCATACCAAAAGTTTTATCATCAAATTTGATGGAACTAAAGGAGACGATGGGAATAATTGGAATGTAGAGTACCAGCAAGATTAG
- the tssR gene encoding type VI secretion system protein TssR domain-containing protein, whose translation MKPLFYILFFIITASITGCSPITPLTRAKKTPKIYTQNFCCDQEVKRTLGKRTPWIVFSDRDDNPTHYNPGGKVVLKKASYLEAFLVIGKKGEFLRVIKYAPDIIENNSLKNRKQIEYYGWIHQDNLLLSSQALTDIASGRTYKMITMIKNGNPLSQAENFLSKDSLILYKEPELLNPIKKIALHSLVYLYKKNNDRSKSLVFVKSQINPENTKNVISGWTSSSFITPYGTSFYSKLSEISIEKISLTDKSKKVIEQDSTFTFETGDTFTELNPITSLKQGGEMVDINTYVPINVIDNSHNYVYGISGNSITYGRFKKLKTDLKRINIVFAFENQSNVIANFEQLVVAINQLKNQLPNKKEYLYQIGIVVGFGMQNNTLLEFPLSKDVDLTLKELERLADSKKDIPLSNAQSWTATLRASQMLSKYSKENNLIITLGESGNEKEQIDKYLVENIIASNARVLGYQLFSDTGNKFNNFILQVQDIITRSSQEIIKQKKDFLVNSQQLRTENLFVERGENIYSLDFPKRSMWQGWIVFPKKKEQMSQDLLISSITSFIEEIQSDAQNMVDELQKSFVASGMSRSKINPAWMSLQNLPPQYVPNTAFAKPLAGTELYTLFPASVQIKKANWIGGTHFLLLSEEEINTVRDFLADITKRQVDYRYSNKKNERPEKKSFLEDDGTSTEEKTGENPEYFNTRKVRKSLQKSYYKWVRNNKLYPPKKRQTQKLTLTQATEQSIWFVSSNFDLQMIKVKDIRNKKKLSDKELDNLIEYFVKKKRSFEEAITTENQLKANGEIFYKISTDNLP comes from the coding sequence ATGAAGCCTCTTTTTTATATTCTTTTTTTCATCATAACAGCAAGTATAACAGGATGTTCTCCTATAACACCATTGACACGTGCAAAAAAAACACCTAAAATCTATACTCAAAACTTTTGTTGTGATCAAGAAGTAAAACGAACTTTAGGAAAAAGAACGCCTTGGATAGTGTTCTCTGATCGCGATGACAATCCTACACATTACAATCCAGGCGGAAAAGTGGTCTTGAAAAAAGCCTCTTACTTGGAAGCCTTTTTGGTTATTGGAAAAAAAGGAGAGTTTCTAAGGGTAATAAAATATGCTCCTGATATTATTGAAAATAATTCTTTAAAAAACAGAAAACAGATTGAATATTATGGTTGGATACATCAAGACAATCTGCTATTATCTTCGCAGGCTTTAACTGATATTGCCTCAGGAAGAACTTACAAAATGATAACAATGATAAAAAATGGAAATCCCCTATCTCAAGCAGAGAATTTTTTATCAAAAGATTCTTTGATACTTTATAAAGAACCAGAGTTATTAAACCCCATCAAAAAAATAGCACTGCATTCCTTGGTGTACTTGTACAAAAAAAATAATGACCGTAGTAAAAGTTTGGTTTTCGTAAAATCACAAATTAATCCAGAAAATACCAAAAATGTTATTTCTGGGTGGACTTCCTCTTCCTTTATAACTCCGTACGGAACATCGTTTTATAGCAAACTCTCCGAAATATCTATTGAAAAAATTTCATTGACAGATAAATCTAAAAAAGTTATTGAGCAGGATAGTACTTTTACTTTTGAAACAGGAGACACTTTTACAGAACTCAATCCTATTACCTCTTTGAAGCAAGGTGGAGAAATGGTTGATATTAACACATATGTACCCATCAACGTGATAGACAATAGCCACAATTACGTGTATGGTATTTCGGGAAATTCCATTACTTATGGGCGGTTCAAAAAACTAAAAACAGATTTAAAACGTATTAATATTGTTTTTGCTTTTGAAAATCAGTCAAATGTAATTGCTAATTTTGAACAATTGGTTGTTGCCATCAATCAACTTAAAAATCAATTACCTAATAAAAAAGAATACCTCTATCAAATAGGTATTGTTGTGGGATTTGGAATGCAAAACAACACTTTATTGGAATTCCCTCTTTCCAAAGATGTTGACTTGACTTTAAAAGAATTGGAAAGATTAGCTGATAGTAAAAAGGATATTCCTTTATCCAATGCACAATCTTGGACAGCTACTTTGAGAGCCTCACAAATGTTGTCAAAATATAGTAAAGAAAATAATCTTATCATAACGCTTGGTGAAAGTGGAAATGAAAAAGAACAAATAGACAAATATTTAGTTGAGAACATTATTGCTTCAAATGCTCGTGTGTTGGGATATCAGCTATTTTCAGATACCGGAAACAAGTTTAATAATTTTATTTTACAAGTTCAAGACATTATCACACGTTCCTCCCAAGAAATTATTAAACAGAAAAAAGACTTTTTGGTAAATTCTCAACAACTTCGAACAGAAAACCTGTTTGTGGAACGCGGTGAAAATATTTATAGTTTAGATTTTCCTAAACGAAGTATGTGGCAAGGATGGATTGTTTTCCCCAAGAAAAAAGAGCAAATGTCACAGGATTTATTAATTTCTTCAATTACTTCTTTCATTGAAGAAATTCAATCCGATGCCCAAAATATGGTAGATGAACTACAAAAATCATTCGTAGCATCGGGAATGTCCCGAAGTAAAATCAATCCAGCGTGGATGTCTTTGCAAAATCTTCCGCCTCAATATGTTCCTAACACTGCATTTGCAAAGCCTCTGGCAGGTACAGAACTTTATACACTTTTCCCTGCCTCAGTACAAATTAAAAAAGCGAATTGGATTGGCGGAACTCATTTTTTGTTACTTTCAGAAGAAGAAATTAATACGGTTCGCGATTTTCTTGCGGATATTACCAAACGACAAGTAGACTACAGGTACAGCAACAAAAAAAATGAAAGACCTGAAAAAAAATCTTTTTTAGAAGATGATGGAACTTCTACCGAAGAAAAAACAGGAGAAAATCCTGAATATTTCAATACACGAAAAGTAAGAAAATCTTTACAAAAAAGTTATTATAAATGGGTTAGAAACAATAAGTTGTATCCTCCAAAAAAACGGCAAACTCAAAAATTAACCCTCACACAAGCCACGGAGCAGTCTATTTGGTTTGTATCGTCCAATTTTGATTTACAAATGATAAAAGTGAAAGATATACGTAATAAGAAAAAACTGTCTGACAAAGAGTTAGACAATCTTATTGAGTATTTTGTAAAGAAAAAAAGAAGTTTTGAAGAAGCTATTACCACTGAAAATCAACTTAAAGCCAATGGAGAGATTTTCTATAAAATAAGCACCGATAATTTACCATAA